TGACGGAACAGCTCCGGCACCTGAATGGTGGCGGCCAGCGAGGTATCTTTTACCAGGCTGATAAAGCTGTTGCCCAACGGCGGCAATGCGGTACGCGCCGCCTGTGGCAGTACCACCCGACGCAGCGTTTGCCAGCGCGTCATGCCGATGCTTGCCGCCGCCTCCCACTGACCGCGCTCAATGGCGGCGATAGCGCCGCGCAGTGATTCAGAAGCGTAGGCGGCGGTGTTCAGCGACAGGCCAATCATCGCCGAGGGGATAGGATCGAGTTCAATCCCAAACTGCGGCAGACCGTAATAGATCATAAACAGCTGCGCGATCAGCGGCGTGCCGCGAAAGATCGAAACATAAATGCGTGCCAGCCAGGCGACGGGCCAGAACGCGGAGAGCCGCATCAGCGCCAGTATAAAGCCCAGCACCAGCCCGAAGAACATGCCGCCGATGCTGAGCTGTAGGGTGAAAACCGCGCCCTTCAATAAAAAAGGTGCTGAATCCAGCACCAGTTGAATACTCTCTTGCATTATTTAGTGACGTCCGCGCCAAACCATTTTTCGGAAATCTTGTTCAGCGAGCCATCTTTCTGCATTTCCGCAATCGCCTGGTTGATGGCGTTCAGCAGATCTTCATTGCCCTTACGCAGCGCCACGCCCGCTTCCTGGCGTGAGAACGCCGGGCCCGCTGCGGCCATGGTATTACCGGTTTTCTTCACCAGATCCAGCGCCGCCAGGCGATCGACCAGAATGGCGTCAAGACGGCCAGAGCGCAGATCCTGATATTTTGTCGGATCGTCATCATAGGTGCGGATATCAACGTCTTTGACATTAGCACGCAGCCACTCTTCATAGTTGGTACCGAGGCCGACGCCCACTTTTTTACCTGCCAGATCCTGCGCCTTGTTGATGCTGCCCTCTTTATCTTTACGGGTCAGCGCCTGGATGCCGGAAACAGTATAGGGCGTGGAGAAGTCATATTTTTTCTTGCGCTGGTCGGAAATGGTCACCTGGTTAATCACTACGTCGATGCGTTTTGAATCCAGCGAGGCCAGCATGCCATCCCACTTGGTCGGCTTCAGGCTCGCCTTCACGCCCAGATGCTGCGCCAGCGCCTCGGCAAATTCCACCTCGAATCCGGTCAGTTTACCGCGCTCATCCTGGAAGCTGAACGGCGGATAGGTGCCTTCCAGCCCTACCAGCAGGCTGCCGCGCTCTTTAACCTTGTTCAGCAGGTTTTCCGCTGCGAAGGTTTTCATATTGACGCCAGCCACCAGCGCCATCGCCATTGCGCCCAGCACCAGCTGTCGACGTACCTGAGAGAAGATCATATTAACCCCGTTTATTGTTGGATTGTGTGCAAACTGCCTGCCGACGCAGTGTCGGAAAGCAAAGCCGAGCGGTCAGGCTAAGTTCTTTTGCCGCAGAGCGCGTCGGCGGCAAAAGATGAGTGAACGGACTGATTATAAACCTTTTTCATTTTTTACGATTAGACGGAAGGATAATAAGCAAATAACGCCGGTGCGCCGCCGGTATGCACAAACAGCAGCGGCCCTTCGCGACGGAAACGCTGCTGGCTGATGCCGTCGATCAGGCCCGCCATCGCTTTACCGGTATAGACCGGATCGAGCAGGATGCCCTCCAGTCGCGCCAGCAGTTTCACCGCTTCCATCCCCTCTTCGTTCGGCATGCCGTAGCGCGGCGCGAAGTAGTCATCCCAGAGCGTAATATCAGCCTGGCTGTTGCTGTGCAGTAGCCCGTCCAGATTCTGCCGCAGCGTATGCACCAGCGGCAGCTGATCGTCTGATTTACGTGACACTGTCACGCCAACCAGCTCCGTATCCGGCAGCAGCGCTTCCAGGCCGACCGCCAGCCCGGCGTGCGTTCCGGCGCTGCCGGAGGCCACGACCACGGCGGCAAAATCCACCACGCCTTCGCTTTGATGCGCAATCTCCTGCGCGCATTCGACGTAGCCCAGCGCTCCCAGCGCGTTCGAGCCGCCTACCGGCACCACGTAAGGCCGAAAGCCCTGCGCCTCCAGCCGAATACGCGCTTCTTCCAGCTGCTGTGCCGGAGCGTGTAGCGCTTCTACCATTTCGATTTCGCAGTCAAGCAGATCGAGCAGCAGACGGTTGCCGTTACCGAGATAGTTTTCCGCCTGGGTAGCGATCGGGTTTTCCAGCAGCGCCAGACACTTCAGTCCCAGCTTCGCCGCTACCGCCGCGGTTTGCCGCACATGGTTGGACTGGATCGCCCCGGCGGTAATCAGCACGTCTGCCCCTTCGCGCAGCGCATCCGCCGCGAGAAATTCCAGCTTGCGCAGCTTGTTACCGCCGAGCGCCAGCGGCGTAATATCATCACGCTTGATAAAGATATCGCGCCCCAGATAGTCGGAGAGACGCGGCAAATGCTCCAGCGGCGTCGGCGCACCGATCAGCTCAAGACGGGGAAATTGAATAAGGTTAGACAGGGACAAAGCAGCCTCCACGCGCACAGGTTAATGGCTACAGTGTTGCAGAAGATGCGACGGCGATCTATGGTCAGTTCGTGTGATAGCGCGTTGATTTAGCGCGTTTTCAGAAAAGTCAGCGCGGCACGGATGAAAACTCACCCGTGCCTGTCGCCTAATTACGCTGCCAGCCTAAAAACTGATCGTATTTGCGCAGGGCGATACGATAATTATTATTTCCGGCGTCCGGCAGATCGTTCTCCAGACATTCGTGCCAGCTGCCGCCGCGTAATTTTTCCGCCGGATAGTTTTTCGCCGACAGCATATCGTCCAGCCGACGCAGGCGAACCACATATTCGCGGATGGTGCTGTGACTCATTTCAGTCTGTTCAAACAGGTACTGTTTAAACGCCATAATGTCGAAATAGTTGGGATGGGTATTACAATAAATATCGCTACAAAACCGACAGAGCGCGGTCAGTTCATGTTGTAATTTAAGCCAGACCTGATCGTCGATAGGCTGATCCATCCGGGAAATGGCTTCTTTATTGATAATCTGTCCACGAAAGACTAACGCCATTCTGTCGAGAACTTTACCGCAGTGCGAGCAATGACCTTGGCTATGTTTGAAATCTTTAAGATAACGGCTTAATGGCCTCGTTTTTAGTTTGGTTCCCATTAAGGAGACCCCCGGTTATATGTCCTCGAAAGCGAGAGCTAACGCTGTCAGCGCGCTCCCGTTAACCGGGCGCGCAGGCGTTTAATCGCCTGACTGTGCAGCTGGCTGACGCGGGACTCGCCCACCTCTAACACGGCGCCAATCTCTTTCAGGTTTAGCTCTTCCTGGTAATACAGTGTCAGCACCATTTTTTCGCGTTCGGGCAGCGCCTCGATCGCTTCAATGACACGTTCACGGAGATTCCCTTCCATCAGCTGGTGGAGCGGGTTAGCATCTTCATGCCCTTCCGTCACCAGTTCCGCACTGTCGCCATGTTCTTCACGATATTCGTCGTAAGAGAAAAGCTGGCTGTTATTGGTATCCAGCAAAATCTGACGGTACTCCTCCAGCGAAACATTGAGCTGCTTAGCGACTTCCTGTTCCGATGCGGCGCGTCCCAGCGTCTGTTCGCACTGGTGCATGGCGCTCGCCACCTCACGCGCATTGCGGCGCACGCTGCGCGGTGCCCAGTCGCGGCTGCGCAGTTCATCCAGCATGGCGCCACGGATACGCTGCACGGCATAGGTGGTAAACGCGGTGCCCTGTAGCGCGTCGTAACGCTCCACGGCATTCAGCAGCCCGATGCCTCCGGCCTGCAGTAAATCGTCCAGCTCAACACTCGCGGGCAGCCGTACCTGCAGGCGCAACGCCTCATGGCGTACCAGCGGTACATATCGCTGCCACAGCGAATGCTTATCCATCACGCCGTCGGCGGTATAGAGATCGTTCACTTTGACTACCCTGCGTTAGTTACGTTATCGGCATGATTATCCGGTTCTGTAGGGTGATCGATTGGCAGAATAGGGGTAAAAAAGACGGGTTATTTCGAAAATGTGTGTGACCACTATCGGCGCAAGGCCGTTAAGCTCTCATCTTCCTCACGGTAAGTTGCGGAATCGATTTTAGCGGGATGCAGG
The sequence above is a segment of the Mixta intestinalis genome. Coding sequences within it:
- the tcyL gene encoding cystine ABC transporter permease; the encoded protein is MQESIQLVLDSAPFLLKGAVFTLQLSIGGMFFGLVLGFILALMRLSAFWPVAWLARIYVSIFRGTPLIAQLFMIYYGLPQFGIELDPIPSAMIGLSLNTAAYASESLRGAIAAIERGQWEAAASIGMTRWQTLRRVVLPQAARTALPPLGNSFISLVKDTSLAATIQVPELFRQAQLITSRTLEVFTMYLAASLIYWIMATVLSALQNRLEAWVNRQDREEK
- the tcyJ gene encoding cystine ABC transporter substrate-binding protein, which translates into the protein MIFSQVRRQLVLGAMAMALVAGVNMKTFAAENLLNKVKERGSLLVGLEGTYPPFSFQDERGKLTGFEVEFAEALAQHLGVKASLKPTKWDGMLASLDSKRIDVVINQVTISDQRKKKYDFSTPYTVSGIQALTRKDKEGSINKAQDLAGKKVGVGLGTNYEEWLRANVKDVDIRTYDDDPTKYQDLRSGRLDAILVDRLAALDLVKKTGNTMAAAGPAFSRQEAGVALRKGNEDLLNAINQAIAEMQKDGSLNKISEKWFGADVTK
- a CDS encoding D-cysteine desulfhydrase yields the protein MSLSNLIQFPRLELIGAPTPLEHLPRLSDYLGRDIFIKRDDITPLALGGNKLRKLEFLAADALREGADVLITAGAIQSNHVRQTAAVAAKLGLKCLALLENPIATQAENYLGNGNRLLLDLLDCEIEMVEALHAPAQQLEEARIRLEAQGFRPYVVPVGGSNALGALGYVECAQEIAHQSEGVVDFAAVVVASGSAGTHAGLAVGLEALLPDTELVGVTVSRKSDDQLPLVHTLRQNLDGLLHSNSQADITLWDDYFAPRYGMPNEEGMEAVKLLARLEGILLDPVYTGKAMAGLIDGISQQRFRREGPLLFVHTGGAPALFAYYPSV
- the fliZ gene encoding flagella biosynthesis regulatory protein FliZ encodes the protein MGTKLKTRPLSRYLKDFKHSQGHCSHCGKVLDRMALVFRGQIINKEAISRMDQPIDDQVWLKLQHELTALCRFCSDIYCNTHPNYFDIMAFKQYLFEQTEMSHSTIREYVVRLRRLDDMLSAKNYPAEKLRGGSWHECLENDLPDAGNNNYRIALRKYDQFLGWQRN
- a CDS encoding RNA polymerase sigma factor FliA; protein product: MNDLYTADGVMDKHSLWQRYVPLVRHEALRLQVRLPASVELDDLLQAGGIGLLNAVERYDALQGTAFTTYAVQRIRGAMLDELRSRDWAPRSVRRNAREVASAMHQCEQTLGRAASEQEVAKQLNVSLEEYRQILLDTNNSQLFSYDEYREEHGDSAELVTEGHEDANPLHQLMEGNLRERVIEAIEALPEREKMVLTLYYQEELNLKEIGAVLEVGESRVSQLHSQAIKRLRARLTGAR